In Microbacterium foliorum, the following proteins share a genomic window:
- a CDS encoding MFS transporter, protein MTHTAPAPTKTSWMPLVSLFLAQVLMSFNVAALPISLGGMVSEFGVPPTVASTTIVMYGLAVAALVMTGAKLGQRIGWVLIFRIVIGLFAASAVLMIVSPSVGWAIAGQAVAGAAAAIIVPSIVALIAENYRGPQQATAIGAIGSARAISGVTAFLIGGTLGTLVGWRPMFFIVFGIAVVVFAFSFTLRGDRGDASIRIDLVASLLIGGAIVLLTLGFNNLNGWGAVAATEAAPFSILGLSPAPAFVVVGIVLGQCFFVWTRKRMAEGKVPLIDLSILDSSKERAAVYAMFIVVALEACVNFTIPLYIQIVQGRTPFDTSLAMMPFNLTVFITATLVVRFYKRYPPRVIGVFGFILTTVALVWLSFVVNNNWETLPTILGLVVFGIGQGALVTLVFNVLVTSAPAELAGDVGSLRGTTQNLASAVGTALAGALLVSLLGLSIGRAVVEHPELPPSLVGQVDMDNLNFVSNDDLRAALEQTDATPEQIDAAVAVNEESRLGTLRLGLLLLAGLSAVAILPASRLPKYKPDEIPDPSPISGAAPGRE, encoded by the coding sequence ATGACACACACTGCTCCGGCGCCCACGAAGACCTCCTGGATGCCGCTCGTCAGCCTCTTCCTCGCCCAAGTGCTCATGTCGTTCAACGTGGCCGCCCTGCCGATCTCGCTCGGTGGCATGGTCAGCGAGTTCGGAGTGCCGCCGACGGTCGCCAGCACGACGATCGTGATGTACGGGCTCGCCGTCGCCGCGTTGGTGATGACCGGTGCGAAGCTCGGCCAGCGCATCGGCTGGGTGCTCATCTTCCGGATCGTGATCGGCCTCTTCGCCGCATCCGCCGTGCTGATGATCGTGTCTCCCAGCGTGGGCTGGGCCATCGCAGGGCAGGCGGTCGCCGGCGCGGCGGCGGCGATCATCGTCCCCTCGATCGTGGCGCTGATCGCTGAGAACTATCGCGGACCGCAACAGGCCACGGCGATCGGTGCGATCGGCTCGGCGAGGGCGATCTCGGGGGTGACGGCCTTCCTGATCGGCGGCACCCTGGGAACGCTCGTCGGGTGGCGTCCGATGTTCTTCATCGTGTTCGGCATCGCGGTGGTCGTGTTCGCATTCAGCTTCACTCTCCGTGGCGATCGCGGCGACGCGTCGATCCGCATCGACCTCGTGGCGTCGCTGCTCATCGGCGGGGCGATCGTCCTCCTCACCCTCGGCTTCAACAATCTCAACGGGTGGGGTGCCGTCGCCGCGACGGAGGCCGCGCCCTTCAGCATCCTCGGGCTCTCGCCTGCTCCCGCCTTCGTCGTGGTGGGGATCGTGCTCGGTCAGTGCTTCTTCGTCTGGACGAGGAAGCGCATGGCCGAGGGCAAGGTGCCGTTGATCGATCTCAGCATCCTGGACTCCTCGAAGGAGCGAGCAGCCGTCTACGCGATGTTCATCGTCGTTGCGCTCGAGGCGTGCGTGAACTTCACCATCCCGCTGTACATCCAGATCGTGCAGGGGAGGACGCCGTTCGACACGTCGCTCGCGATGATGCCGTTCAATCTGACGGTCTTCATCACCGCCACGCTCGTCGTCCGGTTCTACAAGCGATACCCGCCGCGGGTGATCGGCGTCTTCGGGTTCATCCTGACCACGGTCGCGCTCGTCTGGCTGTCTTTCGTCGTGAACAACAACTGGGAGACACTCCCGACGATCCTCGGGCTGGTCGTCTTCGGCATCGGTCAGGGGGCGCTCGTGACACTCGTGTTCAACGTTCTCGTCACCTCGGCGCCCGCTGAGCTCGCGGGGGACGTCGGTTCGCTCCGAGGGACCACGCAGAACCTCGCCTCCGCGGTCGGCACCGCTCTGGCCGGCGCGCTCCTGGTCTCACTACTCGGATTGAGCATCGGTCGCGCGGTCGTCGAGCATCCTGAGCTGCCGCCCTCTCTCGTCGGCCAGGTCGACATGGACAACCTGAATTTCGTCAGCAACGACGACCTCCGGGCGGCCCTCGAGCAGACCGATGCGACCCCCGAGCAGATCGACGCGGCGGTCGCCGTGAACGAGGAATCGCGCCTGGGCACGCTCCGCCTCGGACTGCTGCTGCTCGCCGGTCTCAGTGCTGTGGCGATCCTGCCCGCATCGAGGCTTCCGAAGTACAAGCCCGACGAGATTCCCGACCCGTCTCCGATCTCGGGGGCGGCGCCGGGCAGGGAGTGA
- the typA gene encoding translational GTPase TypA produces MAHALRSDLRNVAIVAHVDHGKTTLVDAMLRQTGSFGEHAHVDERAMDSNDLEREKGITILAKNTAITYKGKHAQGKEITINVIDTPGHADFGGEVERGLSMVDGVVLLVDASEGPLPQTRFVLRKALESKLPVILLVNKTDRPDARIAEVEEEAHDLLLGLASDLVDDVPDLDVDALLDVPVVYASGRAGAASQNRPADGSLPDNDDLEPLFEAILEHVPAPAYDDEAPLQAWVTNLDSSPFLGRLALLRVFNGTLKKGQTVAWVRADGTHQNARITELLKTRALERYPAESAGPGDIVAIAGFENITIGETIADPEDVRPLPAITVDDPAISMTIGTNTSPLMGKVKGHKLTARMVKDRLDKELIGNVSLKVVDIGRPDAWEVQGRGELALAILVENMRREGFELTVGKPQVVTKKIDGKTYEPFEHLTIDTPEEHLGAITQLLANRKGRMENMTNHGTGWVRMEFIVPSRGLIGFRSEFLTTTRGTGIANAISHGYEPWAGSITTRQNGSIVADRQGVVTPFAMIALQERMSFFVQPTQEVYEGMVIGENSRADDMDVNITKEKKLTNMRAASSDTFESMTPPRQLTLEESLEFARDDECVEVTPEVVRIRKVNLDANTRARETARLKRQDANV; encoded by the coding sequence ATGGCGCACGCCCTTCGCTCTGACCTCCGCAACGTCGCAATCGTCGCGCACGTCGACCACGGCAAGACCACTCTCGTCGACGCCATGCTGCGTCAGACGGGCTCCTTCGGTGAACACGCCCACGTCGATGAGCGCGCCATGGACTCGAACGATCTCGAGCGTGAGAAGGGCATCACGATCCTCGCCAAGAACACGGCGATCACCTACAAGGGCAAGCACGCTCAGGGCAAGGAGATCACGATCAACGTGATCGACACCCCCGGCCACGCCGACTTCGGCGGCGAGGTCGAGCGCGGCCTGTCGATGGTCGACGGTGTCGTTCTGCTCGTCGACGCCAGCGAGGGCCCGCTCCCGCAGACGCGCTTCGTGCTGCGCAAGGCTCTCGAGTCCAAGCTGCCCGTCATCCTCCTGGTCAACAAGACCGACCGGCCGGACGCTCGCATCGCCGAGGTCGAGGAAGAGGCCCACGACCTGCTGCTGGGCCTCGCGTCCGACCTCGTCGACGATGTGCCCGACCTCGACGTCGACGCTCTGCTCGACGTGCCGGTGGTCTACGCGTCCGGTCGTGCCGGCGCGGCATCGCAGAACCGTCCCGCCGACGGCTCGCTGCCCGACAACGACGACCTCGAGCCGCTCTTCGAGGCGATCCTCGAGCACGTCCCCGCTCCGGCGTACGACGATGAGGCGCCTCTGCAGGCTTGGGTCACGAACCTCGACTCCAGCCCGTTCCTCGGTCGCCTCGCCCTGCTGCGCGTCTTCAACGGCACGCTCAAGAAGGGCCAGACCGTGGCCTGGGTCCGTGCTGACGGCACGCACCAGAACGCGCGTATCACCGAGCTGCTCAAGACGCGTGCGCTCGAGCGCTACCCCGCCGAGTCCGCCGGCCCCGGCGACATCGTCGCCATCGCCGGCTTCGAGAACATCACGATCGGTGAGACCATCGCCGACCCCGAGGATGTCCGCCCGCTTCCCGCGATCACGGTCGACGACCCCGCCATCTCGATGACGATCGGCACGAACACCTCGCCCCTCATGGGCAAGGTCAAGGGGCACAAGCTCACCGCTCGAATGGTCAAGGACCGTCTCGACAAGGAGCTGATCGGTAACGTCTCGCTCAAGGTGGTCGACATCGGACGCCCCGACGCCTGGGAGGTTCAGGGTCGCGGTGAGCTGGCTCTCGCCATCCTGGTCGAGAACATGCGTCGCGAGGGCTTCGAGCTCACCGTCGGCAAGCCGCAGGTGGTCACCAAGAAGATCGACGGCAAGACCTACGAGCCGTTCGAGCACCTCACGATCGACACGCCTGAAGAGCACCTCGGTGCCATCACGCAGCTTCTGGCGAACCGCAAGGGCCGCATGGAGAACATGACGAACCACGGCACCGGCTGGGTACGCATGGAATTCATCGTCCCGTCCCGTGGCCTCATCGGCTTCCGCAGCGAGTTCCTCACCACGACCCGCGGCACCGGAATCGCCAACGCGATCTCGCACGGCTACGAGCCGTGGGCAGGCTCGATCACGACCCGCCAGAACGGCTCGATCGTGGCCGACCGTCAGGGCGTCGTGACTCCGTTCGCGATGATCGCTCTGCAGGAGCGCATGTCGTTCTTCGTGCAGCCCACTCAGGAGGTCTACGAGGGCATGGTCATCGGCGAGAACTCGCGCGCCGACGACATGGACGTCAACATCACGAAGGAGAAGAAGCTCACCAACATGCGTGCGGCGAGCTCCGACACCTTCGAGTCGATGACCCCTCCGCGTCAGCTCACCCTCGAGGAGAGCCTCGAGTTCGCTCGTGACGACGAATGCGTCGAGGTCACTCCCGAGGTCGTCCGCATCCGCAAGGTCAACCTCGACGCCAACACGCGTGCGCGCGAGACGGCTCGCCTGAAGCGCCAGGACGCCAACGTCTGA
- a CDS encoding ABC transporter permease, with amino-acid sequence MLGYILRRLLQVIPVFFGATLLIYFLVFAMPGDPILALFGDKTPNAAVLEQLREQYHLNDPFIVQYWYYITGVFQGDLGTTYSGRPVSDVLAATLPVTGRLAVMAIAIEFVLAIIIGTISALRKGKLFDNVSLVVALVAIAIPIFVVAFLAQYFLAIQLGWFKPTVGADNDWGGLWLPAIVLGFSLYAVSMRLMRSSVIDTLNQDWVRTAYSKGLSRNRVLPVHVLRNSLIPVITNSATNFGVLLVGATVTEGIFNVPGVGNTLFQAIQRGEGPTVVSFVTVFVILYVLVNLLIDLLYGLLDPRIRYA; translated from the coding sequence ATGCTCGGTTACATTCTGAGACGTCTTCTGCAGGTGATCCCGGTCTTCTTCGGAGCCACCCTGCTCATTTACTTCCTGGTGTTCGCCATGCCAGGCGACCCGATCCTCGCGCTGTTCGGCGACAAGACCCCGAACGCTGCGGTTCTCGAGCAACTGCGAGAGCAGTACCACCTGAACGACCCGTTCATCGTGCAGTACTGGTACTACATCACCGGTGTGTTCCAGGGCGACCTGGGCACCACCTACTCAGGTCGGCCCGTGTCCGACGTGCTCGCCGCGACGCTTCCCGTCACGGGACGCCTCGCCGTTATGGCGATCGCGATCGAGTTCGTCCTGGCGATCATCATCGGCACGATCTCCGCACTGCGCAAGGGCAAGCTGTTCGACAACGTGTCGCTCGTCGTCGCACTCGTCGCGATCGCGATCCCGATCTTCGTCGTCGCGTTCCTCGCCCAGTACTTCCTGGCGATCCAACTCGGATGGTTCAAGCCGACCGTGGGAGCAGACAACGACTGGGGCGGCCTGTGGCTCCCGGCGATCGTGCTCGGCTTCAGCCTGTATGCCGTCAGCATGCGCCTCATGCGCAGCTCCGTCATCGACACGCTCAACCAGGATTGGGTGCGCACCGCTTACAGCAAGGGCCTGTCGCGCAACCGCGTGCTACCCGTGCACGTGCTCCGCAACTCGCTGATCCCCGTGATCACGAACTCGGCGACGAACTTCGGTGTCCTGCTCGTAGGTGCGACCGTGACCGAGGGCATCTTCAACGTCCCCGGAGTCGGAAACACCCTGTTCCAGGCGATCCAGCGCGGCGAGGGGCCCACGGTCGTCTCGTTCGTCACGGTGTTCGTCATCCTGTACGTGTTGGTGAACCTTCTCATCGACCTGCTCTACGGTCTGCTCGACCCGAGGATTCGCTATGCCTGA
- a CDS encoding ABC transporter permease, with amino-acid sequence MPDPTSQKHYVAPVETESIAVDAIRISDKPSNLWRDAWFDLRRRPLFWFSVALAVFFLVMALWPTLFTSTLPNDDCQLSNSNGGPTEGHPLGFTFQGCDIYARIVWGSQTSLAVGLIATVISSLLGLIMGALAGFYGGWLDGLLSRIGDIFFAIPYILAAVVVMTVFRDARSVWTLAFAIGAFAWASTARVVRAEVLRVRQADFVMASQALGQSKFKILLNHVVPNAIAPLLVVSTLGLAAAIVAEATLSFLGVGLGSDVMSWGNDIAKAQASLRVAPMALIYPSIALTLAVLAFVTLGELIRDALDPKARARR; translated from the coding sequence ATGCCTGATCCCACTTCTCAGAAGCACTACGTCGCCCCGGTCGAGACAGAGTCGATCGCAGTCGATGCCATCCGCATCTCCGACAAGCCCAGCAACCTGTGGCGAGACGCCTGGTTCGACTTGCGTCGTCGTCCGCTGTTCTGGTTCTCGGTCGCGCTCGCGGTCTTCTTCCTGGTGATGGCCCTGTGGCCGACCCTGTTCACCTCGACGCTCCCGAACGACGACTGCCAGCTGTCCAACAGCAACGGTGGCCCGACCGAGGGGCATCCCCTTGGGTTCACCTTCCAGGGCTGCGACATCTACGCACGCATCGTCTGGGGATCCCAGACGTCGCTCGCGGTCGGTCTGATCGCCACGGTGATCTCGTCGCTCCTCGGCCTCATCATGGGTGCCCTCGCGGGCTTCTACGGCGGATGGCTCGACGGCCTGCTGTCGCGTATCGGCGACATCTTCTTCGCGATCCCGTACATCCTCGCGGCTGTGGTCGTGATGACGGTGTTCCGGGATGCTCGTTCCGTATGGACCCTCGCATTCGCGATCGGCGCGTTCGCCTGGGCATCCACAGCCCGAGTCGTGCGAGCCGAAGTGCTTCGTGTGCGCCAGGCCGACTTCGTGATGGCGTCGCAGGCTCTCGGCCAGTCGAAGTTCAAGATCCTGTTGAATCACGTCGTCCCGAACGCCATCGCACCGCTGCTCGTCGTGTCCACCCTCGGTCTCGCCGCGGCGATCGTCGCAGAGGCGACCCTGTCGTTCCTCGGTGTCGGTCTCGGCAGCGACGTAATGTCGTGGGGCAACGACATCGCCAAGGCCCAGGCCTCCCTGCGCGTCGCCCCGATGGCGCTCATCTATCCGTCGATCGCGCTCACCCTCGCGGTGCTGGCGTTCGTCACCCTGGGCGAGCTCATCCGAGACGCCCTCGACCCGAAGGCGAGGGCACGCCGATGA
- a CDS encoding CPBP family intramembrane glutamic endopeptidase, whose amino-acid sequence MKNVTAVDLSPAPSRSRLWWEIAIVLALGLGQSAVYAIVQLAYRLTDETPLADQTATLNPPRSDREVFDLIYQVLSIGFSLVPVLLVCFLLWQPHRPHLGRLGLDGTRVGPDVGRGILLVAAIGIPGLGLYLAGRALGLFVAVNPAGLDTHWWTIPVLLLAAARASLQEEFVVLGYLFARLRQLGWGPWAIILTTSVLRASYHLYQGPGAFIGNLAMGLLFGWLFQRSGRLMPFLVAHFLIDATVFVGYPWAAATWPMLFGLPS is encoded by the coding sequence ATCAAGAACGTGACCGCCGTCGACCTCTCTCCTGCCCCTTCTCGCAGTCGCCTGTGGTGGGAGATCGCGATCGTCCTCGCACTCGGTCTCGGTCAGTCCGCGGTCTACGCGATCGTTCAGCTGGCCTATCGACTCACCGACGAGACGCCGCTTGCCGACCAGACCGCGACCCTCAATCCGCCCCGGAGCGACCGCGAGGTCTTCGACCTGATCTACCAGGTCCTGTCGATCGGTTTCTCCCTCGTCCCGGTGCTGCTCGTCTGCTTCCTGCTGTGGCAGCCGCACAGACCGCATCTGGGCAGGCTGGGTCTCGACGGCACCCGGGTCGGACCGGATGTCGGTCGCGGGATCCTTCTGGTCGCGGCCATCGGCATCCCCGGTCTCGGTCTGTACCTCGCCGGGCGCGCCCTCGGACTCTTCGTCGCAGTCAACCCCGCAGGGCTCGACACGCACTGGTGGACGATCCCCGTCCTTCTGCTCGCGGCCGCCCGCGCATCGCTGCAGGAGGAGTTCGTCGTGCTCGGCTATCTCTTCGCCCGACTCCGGCAGCTGGGCTGGGGGCCGTGGGCGATCATCCTCACCACGTCCGTGCTGCGCGCGAGCTACCACCTCTACCAGGGGCCGGGAGCGTTCATCGGAAACCTTGCGATGGGCCTGCTGTTCGGCTGGCTCTTCCAACGCAGCGGTCGACTCATGCCTTTCCTCGTCGCGCACTTCCTGATCGACGCGACGGTGTTCGTCGGCTACCCCTGGGCGGCGGCGACCTGGCCGATGCTGTTCGGGCTTCCCAGCTGA
- the glsA gene encoding glutaminase A, which translates to MDVAALADIPQQVSTGGMPGWDSVDQLVREAHGRYVNDRSGAVADYIPVLAEADPELFGLAVIEVDGGLHDAGDALHPFSIQSISKMFVYALAIQEHGHERVRDIVGVNNTGLAFNSLMALELNAGHPMNPMVNAGAIATTALMPGQTAVEQWERVREGLSAFAGRPLSLDGVVYASEAETNERNRAMGWLLRSYGRLTGDPDEVVDVYTRQCALSVTAHDLAVMGATLADGGVNPITGKRVVSADVCRDTLAVVASTGLYEASGEWLFEIGLPAKSGVAGGIVAVAPGKGAVAGFSPRLDPAGNSVRSQLAIGHLSRALGLNLFASAPSAITRSTD; encoded by the coding sequence ATGGACGTCGCGGCACTGGCAGACATCCCCCAGCAGGTGTCGACAGGAGGGATGCCGGGGTGGGACAGCGTCGACCAGCTCGTGCGCGAAGCCCACGGCCGCTACGTGAATGACCGCAGCGGCGCAGTCGCCGACTACATCCCGGTGCTCGCGGAGGCCGACCCCGAGCTGTTCGGTCTCGCGGTCATCGAGGTCGATGGTGGTCTGCACGATGCCGGAGATGCGCTGCATCCGTTCTCGATCCAGTCGATCTCGAAGATGTTCGTGTACGCGCTGGCCATCCAGGAGCACGGCCATGAGCGGGTGCGCGACATCGTGGGCGTCAACAACACGGGACTCGCCTTCAACTCGCTGATGGCGCTCGAGCTCAACGCCGGGCATCCGATGAACCCGATGGTCAACGCCGGTGCCATCGCCACCACGGCGCTCATGCCGGGGCAGACGGCCGTCGAGCAGTGGGAGCGGGTGCGAGAGGGGCTCTCGGCGTTCGCAGGGCGCCCGCTGAGCCTCGACGGGGTAGTCTATGCGTCCGAGGCGGAGACGAACGAGCGGAACCGTGCGATGGGATGGCTGCTGCGGAGCTACGGACGGCTGACCGGTGACCCCGATGAGGTGGTCGACGTCTACACGCGGCAGTGCGCTCTCAGCGTCACCGCTCATGACCTCGCGGTGATGGGCGCGACGCTCGCCGACGGCGGCGTGAACCCGATCACGGGCAAGCGCGTCGTTTCGGCGGACGTGTGTCGCGACACCCTCGCCGTGGTGGCGTCGACGGGCCTGTACGAGGCTTCCGGGGAGTGGCTGTTCGAGATCGGCCTGCCCGCCAAGTCGGGGGTCGCCGGAGGCATCGTGGCCGTCGCACCCGGCAAGGGGGCAGTCGCCGGATTCTCACCTCGTCTCGACCCGGCCGGAAACTCGGTGCGGTCTCAGCTCGCGATCGGACACCTCTCGCGTGCGCTCGGCCTGAATCTCTTCGCTTCTGCACCCTCGGCGATCACTCGCTCGACGGACTGA
- a CDS encoding phospholipase gives MLQNTRALRRAHAAASARNAITARRPTLILGTIAGGVLGIALTVGLVSAPAAGAEVPDAVADVASFVTGEPETLAKSADDSALIMVAAQDAVAAAEALNAEAAASGLDFGTAPSSVDTADVTAWVGQLADRAEFSNRELSSLTAYAVTGTDEIVAETAALQESYVAAQQAKAAADAAAEQAAAEAAALAQTNTVDGAKATARDIAASQYGWGDDQFSCLESLWTKESGWNYQAYNASGGATGIPQALPGSKMAAAGSDWQTNAATQIRWGLGYISSVYGTPCSAWGHSQSVNWY, from the coding sequence ATGCTTCAGAACACCCGTGCGCTTCGGCGCGCCCACGCCGCGGCATCAGCTCGCAACGCGATCACGGCACGTCGCCCCACACTGATCCTCGGAACGATCGCGGGAGGTGTGCTCGGCATCGCACTCACCGTCGGCCTGGTGTCTGCTCCCGCCGCGGGTGCCGAGGTCCCCGACGCCGTCGCCGACGTCGCGTCCTTCGTCACCGGTGAGCCCGAGACGCTGGCGAAGAGCGCCGACGACTCGGCGCTCATCATGGTCGCCGCTCAGGATGCCGTCGCTGCGGCTGAAGCGCTGAACGCCGAGGCGGCGGCATCGGGACTCGACTTCGGCACCGCGCCCTCTTCGGTCGACACCGCCGACGTCACCGCCTGGGTCGGTCAGCTCGCCGACCGCGCTGAGTTCTCGAACAGGGAGCTCTCGAGCCTCACGGCTTATGCGGTCACCGGGACGGATGAGATCGTTGCTGAGACCGCCGCCCTGCAGGAGTCGTACGTGGCGGCTCAGCAGGCGAAGGCGGCTGCGGATGCCGCTGCGGAGCAGGCTGCGGCCGAAGCCGCAGCACTCGCGCAGACGAACACCGTCGATGGCGCGAAGGCCACGGCCCGCGACATCGCGGCGAGCCAGTACGGATGGGGTGACGACCAGTTCTCCTGCCTGGAATCGCTCTGGACCAAGGAGTCCGGTTGGAACTACCAGGCGTACAACGCCTCGGGTGGCGCGACGGGGATCCCGCAGGCTCTGCCCGGAAGCAAGATGGCAGCCGCCGGATCCGACTGGCAGACCAACGCGGCCACGCAGATCCGCTGGGGTCTCGGGTACATCTCATCGGTGTACGGCACCCCGTGCAGCGCCTGGGGGCACTCGCAGTCCGTGAACTGGTACTGA
- a CDS encoding PH domain-containing protein codes for MSTEPRPEAARTFRAASGSVSLVFCSLLAIFLLGDAAVRAGWGQMLLLAPWVLLGLWVVYEIAFVSVVRVDGDGAMVQNMLRRTSFGWSRVRDIDLRWQLVFSLEDGSDVSSYGGPARARPIRRQVREDDEAKAPAGLRELTEIRDRWQVAPSTADAPIRRTWDSQALITLGVIVLAAVASIVIANA; via the coding sequence GTGAGCACCGAACCTCGACCGGAGGCCGCACGGACATTCCGTGCGGCCTCCGGGTCTGTCTCCCTCGTCTTCTGCTCGCTGCTGGCGATCTTCCTGCTCGGCGATGCCGCGGTGCGCGCCGGCTGGGGGCAGATGCTCCTGCTCGCCCCCTGGGTGCTGCTCGGACTCTGGGTCGTCTACGAGATCGCCTTCGTCTCCGTCGTGCGCGTCGACGGCGATGGGGCCATGGTGCAGAACATGCTGCGCCGCACGTCGTTCGGATGGAGCCGCGTCCGCGACATCGACCTGCGCTGGCAGCTCGTCTTCTCGCTCGAGGACGGCTCGGATGTCTCGAGCTATGGGGGACCGGCGCGAGCGCGTCCGATTCGGCGCCAGGTGCGCGAGGACGACGAGGCCAAAGCGCCCGCCGGACTCCGAGAGCTCACCGAGATCCGTGATCGCTGGCAGGTGGCTCCGTCGACCGCGGATGCTCCTATCCGTCGCACCTGGGACTCTCAGGCGCTCATCACGCTGGGCGTCATCGTGCTCGCGGCCGTGGCGTCGATCGTCATCGCGAACGCCTGA
- a CDS encoding dipeptide ABC transporter ATP-binding protein — protein sequence MSERITEQVPLLSIRDLTVAFRTQEGLREVLHGVSFDILPGETVAIVGESGSGKSTTATAIVNLLPGTGQVTAGSITLEGRELTTLNRREIEAVRGRDIGFVPQDPMSNLNPVWSIGFQVKEAIRANGIAQGRDAAKARTVEVLQQAGLADAEKRLHQFPHQFSGGMRQRALIGMGLAADPKLLIADEPTSALDVTVQRVILDHMASLTRDKGTSVLLITHDLGLAAERADKIIVMNGGNIVEAGPSREILENPQHPYTKRLVAAAPSVASQRIQAVAEDRGIETLDDLADIPPTVRVAGLTKDYKIRQGNFRSEAFRAVDNVSFEIPRGKTLALVGESGSGKSTVAKMVLKLEEPTSGTIEIDGQDVSKLSNAQAFGLRRRMQPVFQDPYGSLDPLRNIGNTIAEPLQIHGVGDSASRRERVEELLDQVSLPRVLATRYPNELSGGQRQRVAIARALALKPDIIVLDEAVSALDVLVQDQVLQLLAELQSELGLTYLFITHDLAVVRVSSDLVCVMEKGKIVEQGTVDEIFANPQQEYTDRLLKAIPGASITLGGH from the coding sequence ATGAGCGAGCGAATCACCGAACAGGTCCCGCTGCTGAGCATTCGCGACCTCACGGTCGCGTTCCGTACGCAGGAAGGCCTGCGCGAAGTCCTCCACGGAGTCAGCTTCGACATCTTGCCGGGCGAGACCGTCGCGATCGTTGGCGAGTCGGGCTCGGGCAAGTCCACGACGGCCACGGCCATCGTGAACCTGCTTCCCGGCACCGGTCAGGTCACCGCAGGTTCGATCACCCTCGAGGGGCGCGAGCTCACGACACTCAACCGTCGCGAGATCGAGGCCGTGCGCGGTCGGGACATCGGCTTCGTGCCGCAGGACCCGATGTCGAACCTCAACCCTGTCTGGAGCATCGGCTTCCAGGTCAAGGAGGCGATCCGTGCGAACGGCATCGCCCAGGGGCGCGACGCCGCCAAAGCGCGCACCGTCGAGGTGCTGCAGCAGGCGGGCCTGGCTGACGCCGAGAAGCGTCTGCACCAGTTCCCGCACCAGTTCTCTGGTGGCATGCGTCAGCGCGCGCTGATCGGGATGGGCCTCGCGGCCGACCCCAAGCTGCTCATCGCCGACGAGCCGACCTCGGCTCTCGACGTGACGGTGCAGCGCGTGATCCTCGATCACATGGCCTCGCTCACCCGCGACAAGGGCACGTCGGTGCTGCTGATCACGCACGACCTGGGCCTCGCGGCCGAGCGTGCCGACAAGATCATCGTGATGAACGGCGGCAACATCGTCGAGGCCGGTCCGAGCCGCGAGATCCTCGAGAATCCGCAGCATCCGTACACGAAGCGTCTCGTCGCTGCGGCGCCCAGCGTCGCATCGCAGCGCATCCAGGCGGTGGCAGAGGACCGGGGCATCGAGACTCTCGACGACCTCGCTGACATCCCGCCGACGGTGCGTGTGGCGGGACTGACCAAGGATTACAAGATCCGCCAGGGAAACTTCCGCAGCGAAGCGTTCCGTGCGGTCGACAACGTGTCTTTCGAGATCCCTCGCGGCAAGACCCTCGCCCTTGTCGGCGAGTCGGGTTCGGGCAAGTCCACCGTTGCGAAGATGGTGCTGAAGCTCGAGGAGCCGACCAGCGGAACCATCGAGATCGACGGCCAGGATGTGTCGAAGCTCTCGAACGCTCAGGCGTTCGGTCTTCGTAGGCGCATGCAGCCGGTGTTCCAGGACCCGTACGGATCGCTCGATCCGCTGCGCAACATCGGCAACACGATCGCCGAGCCCCTTCAGATTCACGGTGTGGGCGACAGCGCGTCGCGGCGCGAACGCGTCGAGGAGCTGCTGGACCAGGTCTCGCTTCCTCGCGTGCTCGCCACCCGGTATCCGAACGAGCTCTCGGGTGGACAGCGCCAGCGCGTCGCGATCGCGCGTGCACTGGCACTGAAGCCCGACATCATCGTGCTCGACGAGGCCGTCTCGGCGCTCGACGTGCTGGTGCAGGACCAAGTGCTGCAGCTGCTCGCCGAACTGCAGTCCGAGCTCGGGCTCACGTATCTGTTCATCACGCACGACCTCGCCGTCGTCCGCGTGTCGAGCGACCTCGTGTGCGTCATGGAGAAGGGGAAGATCGTCGAGCAGGGCACTGTCGACGAGATCTTCGCCAACCCGCAGCAGGAGTACACCGATCGCCTGCTGAAGGCGATCCCGGGTGCATCGATCACCCTCGGCGGTCACTGA